The following coding sequences lie in one Corynebacterium humireducens NBRC 106098 = DSM 45392 genomic window:
- the hemQ gene encoding hydrogen peroxide-dependent heme synthase, with the protein MQRYTQFVTFRAIPGALGTERDEIIAEARAFFDTLADGGKVVVRGIYDIAGINAEADLMIWWHAEEFEDLQAAYQAFRRTTVLGQLLEAAWIGTGLHRPAEFNRSHLPSFIMGEEAEAWITVYPFVRSYEWYLLDPKERRRILAEHGQAARDFPDVRANTVPAFALGDYEWMLAFEGPKLDRIVDLMHQMRYTDARLHVREETPFFSGRRVADIGEVVEILP; encoded by the coding sequence ATGCAGCGCTACACCCAGTTCGTCACCTTCCGTGCCATCCCGGGTGCCCTGGGCACCGAGCGTGACGAGATCATCGCCGAGGCCCGTGCCTTCTTCGACACCCTCGCCGACGGCGGGAAGGTCGTCGTCCGCGGTATCTACGACATCGCGGGCATCAACGCCGAGGCCGACCTGATGATCTGGTGGCACGCGGAGGAGTTCGAGGATCTGCAGGCCGCCTACCAGGCTTTCCGACGCACCACCGTCCTCGGCCAGCTCCTCGAGGCCGCGTGGATCGGCACCGGTCTGCACCGTCCGGCCGAGTTCAACCGCTCGCACCTGCCGTCGTTCATCATGGGTGAGGAGGCCGAGGCCTGGATCACCGTGTACCCGTTCGTGCGTTCCTACGAGTGGTACCTCCTCGACCCGAAGGAGCGTCGCCGCATCCTCGCCGAGCACGGCCAGGCCGCCCGCGACTTCCCGGACGTCCGCGCCAACACCGTCCCGGCGTTCGCGCTCGGCGACTACGAGTGGATGCTCGCCTTCGAGGGGCCGAAGCTGGACCGCATCGTTGACCTGATGCACCAGATGCGCTACACGGACGCCCGTCTGCACGTGCGTGAGGAGACCCCGTTCTTCTCCGGCCGTCGTGTCGCCGACATCGGTGAGGTCGTCGAGATCCTCCCGTAG
- a CDS encoding DUF3000 domain-containing protein translates to MFTPDSPETPTPLNRATAGRGATFGADDETGTPAVFTRAVESMHRAELRPEITLGTIRPPQRLAPFSHAIGLEVERSWDEAAAYGDAFGRLILLHDPGADEAWEGAMRLVAYIQADMDHEVAADPLLPDVAWQWLNEGLAGAGADHTNLGGTVTATASVRFGEIGGPPRAHQLEMRASWTASELDLAPHVLAFSRVLANVAGLPPEGVARLG, encoded by the coding sequence GTGTTCACCCCAGACTCTCCCGAGACCCCGACGCCGCTCAACCGCGCCACCGCGGGCAGGGGCGCCACCTTCGGTGCCGATGACGAGACCGGAACCCCGGCCGTGTTCACCCGCGCCGTCGAATCGATGCACAGGGCCGAACTGCGCCCCGAGATCACGCTCGGCACGATCCGTCCGCCGCAGCGCCTGGCCCCGTTCAGCCACGCCATCGGCCTCGAGGTCGAACGATCGTGGGACGAGGCCGCCGCCTACGGCGACGCCTTCGGCAGGCTCATCCTCCTCCATGACCCCGGTGCCGACGAGGCCTGGGAGGGTGCCATGCGCCTCGTCGCCTACATCCAGGCCGACATGGACCACGAGGTCGCGGCCGACCCGCTGCTTCCCGACGTCGCCTGGCAGTGGCTCAACGAAGGCCTCGCCGGGGCCGGCGCCGACCACACCAACCTCGGCGGCACCGTCACCGCCACCGCCTCCGTCCGCTTCGGCGAGATCGGCGGCCCGCCGCGTGCCCACCAGCTCGAGATGCGCGCGTCGTGGACCGCCTCCGAGCTCGACCTGGCCCCGCACGTCCTGGCGTTCTCGCGGGTGCTGGCCAACGTCGCCGGACTGCCCCCGGAGGGTGTCGCCCGCCTGGGCTGA
- a CDS encoding HRDC domain-containing protein, whose translation MAPLISPRDGIPRVLSTPADFTAAAAALADGQGPVAIDTERASGFRYDDRAFLVQVRRRDVGTFLLDPEGHRPEFTAALAPALNGLDWIIHAAPSDLPSLAWLGLYPGTLFDTELAGRLAGFDHVNLAAMTEMLLDVHLAKGHGAEDWSQRPLPADWLAYAALDVELLLELGDTMAEILDHQGKLEWASQEFEHIRRTHATITGPTETTWRDVKGISTLGRPEQLAVARELWMTRESIAVAEDLAVGRVLPNKVLIEVARTLPRTGRDLARVKGFPARRRSAVSFWGEVVERALTSNPRTWPKRERPPRGLPSRQAWSNEYPDSYARYSAARDTIDELSAELEIPTENILRPATLREVAWAATNGREIRSPLELPDMLRAHDAREWQIDLTYPILQDALF comes from the coding sequence ATGGCTCCACTGATCTCTCCCCGCGACGGCATCCCCCGCGTGCTCTCCACGCCGGCGGATTTCACCGCCGCGGCCGCCGCCCTCGCCGACGGGCAGGGCCCCGTGGCGATCGACACGGAACGCGCCTCCGGCTTCCGTTACGACGACCGCGCCTTCCTCGTCCAGGTCCGCCGCCGCGACGTCGGCACCTTCCTCCTCGACCCGGAGGGACACCGCCCCGAGTTCACCGCCGCGCTGGCCCCGGCCCTCAACGGCCTCGACTGGATCATCCACGCCGCCCCCTCCGACCTGCCGTCCCTGGCCTGGTTGGGCCTCTACCCCGGCACCCTCTTCGACACGGAGCTCGCCGGCCGCCTCGCCGGCTTCGACCACGTCAACCTCGCCGCCATGACGGAGATGCTTCTCGACGTCCACCTGGCCAAGGGCCACGGCGCCGAGGACTGGTCCCAGCGTCCCCTGCCCGCCGACTGGCTCGCCTACGCCGCCCTCGACGTGGAACTGCTCCTGGAACTAGGCGACACGATGGCCGAGATACTCGACCACCAGGGCAAGCTCGAGTGGGCCTCCCAGGAGTTCGAGCACATCCGGCGCACCCACGCCACCATCACCGGCCCCACGGAAACCACGTGGCGCGATGTGAAGGGCATCTCCACCCTCGGCCGCCCCGAGCAGCTGGCCGTGGCCCGGGAACTGTGGATGACGCGCGAGTCCATCGCCGTCGCCGAGGACCTCGCCGTCGGCCGGGTCCTGCCGAACAAGGTCCTCATCGAGGTCGCCCGCACGCTCCCCCGCACCGGCCGTGACCTGGCCCGCGTGAAGGGCTTCCCGGCCCGTCGCCGCTCCGCGGTGAGCTTCTGGGGCGAGGTCGTCGAGCGTGCCCTCACGTCGAACCCCCGCACCTGGCCGAAGCGCGAACGCCCGCCCCGCGGTCTGCCCTCCAGGCAGGCATGGTCCAACGAGTACCCGGACTCCTACGCCCGCTACTCCGCCGCCCGCGACACGATCGACGAACTGTCGGCGGAGCTGGAGATCCCCACCGAGAACATCCTGCGTCCGGCCACGCTGCGCGAGGTCGCGTGGGCGGC
- the msrB gene encoding peptide-methionine (R)-S-oxide reductase MsrB gives MTDFKLISDDEWRRRLTPEEFHVLRRAGTEPPYVGEYTDTKTEGVYSCRACGTELFRSTEKFDSHCGWPSFFSPLAGDRVIERRDTSHGMVRVEVLCAACESHLGHVFEGEGYDTPTDLRYCINSIALTLEEE, from the coding sequence ATGACCGACTTCAAGCTGATCAGCGACGACGAATGGCGCCGGCGACTCACCCCTGAGGAGTTCCACGTCCTCCGGCGGGCCGGCACTGAACCGCCCTACGTCGGCGAGTACACCGACACGAAGACCGAGGGCGTCTACTCCTGCCGCGCCTGCGGCACCGAGCTCTTCCGCTCCACCGAGAAGTTCGACTCCCACTGCGGCTGGCCCTCCTTCTTCTCCCCCCTCGCCGGGGACCGCGTCATCGAACGACGCGACACCTCCCACGGCATGGTCCGCGTCGAGGTGCTGTGCGCCGCCTGCGAGTCCCACCTGGGTCACGTCTTCGAGGGCGAGGGCTACGACACGCCCACGGACCTACGCTACTGCATCAACTCGATCGCCCTGACCCTCGAGGAGGAGTAG